A region of the Montipora foliosa isolate CH-2021 chromosome 8, ASM3666993v2, whole genome shotgun sequence genome:
tcttaaactagtgagccttcgacgtcattttctcctcgatccagctctctcaagaacataatgttagtaatggcggatcatTAAATAGgcaaattacagttaaaataaagaggtgtctttttgaaaccaaggcttaaaacgtgggtcacttagtgttttgttaacatagttttgaaatccaaagaaaaatatgaattgattttttggtcacaggggcactttaagggcATTCATATATTATGGCCATAGCCAACAGCACATGAAATGCACAAACTCTTGATTTGTTTAGGAACATAATCATGCAGAACGGCTTGTATGTTTGTTGACGTCTGCAAAACAAAGTCGTTTGACTGCATGGATGAGTGTGTTTAGCCTGTTTTTTGGAGTACTAGAATGTGTTTTTTTTACTCCTGTGTTGGTACGCAGACTCTGTATGTGTCAATTAAAGAGATGACAATCAAGAAAATAGGTTTTCACCtgaagccatcgaattctttcTTCCATTCCCAGGAAACTGGTCAGGGATACAAGCCACATTTACCTTTGAACGAATGTCAAGTTACTTTTTAATTCATGTCTATGGCCCATGCGCACTGATCGTCATCATATCCTGGGTCAGCTTCCTGCTGCCTCACAGTTCTCCTCCTGCGCGTGTCACACTGGGTGTAACCTGTGTCCTTACTGTAGTCACTATCCTGAATATGTTGAACAATTCCATGCCAAAGGTAAGGAATTAATTTATTTCTGGTATTTCGAGTAAGAGAACCTGAGTGGTCGTTTTATTTATCAATGTTATTGCAATGTAATCATTTGTTATATTGTAGACGCGAAGGTGTGGCATCGCGTACATAGTgtgacaatagggagcttaagatctacgacgacgacgtcgacgacgCCGCCGcaaaacagtgatatcattggttaaaagagcataaataatcgtgctacacgtgcggcacggattattgctcatatttttgcggttctctgcatgacgacgacgtgaaatcaccaaattttaggttttgacgacaacgtgagcatgcaacagagaatctttcattctttgttttaactttgaaatcgctcgtaccaattcatttttaggatactCCGCCCATATTgcaggacgtgaacgagatggaataatcgcgaaagacttataatagagcaaagttttattttgaggtgacgttttcgttgacgtcgccgtcgtagatcttaaggccCCTAATGAGTCTTACTGAGCCCGCAGTAAGTTGCTGCCATTTGTATGACAAGATGTGTCTTTCAGTAGTGAAATGATCCGCCATCGATGTTGTCTTGTATCTGGTTGTCCACTTTGGAACATAATATTACGTACCTGTGTAGTGAAATACAAGCTAATTTCTAACTAAATAACAGTGAAAAAACATCACAAGAAGTGGCGTCTCGTTCCTTGATCAAATAGAACGAAGTACTAAAGACAAAAACACTGTATCAAAAGGAGATGCCAATTaggtaaagctatgatcctggcagttatggacgcaataactgcgaggatcatagctttacttgatttcatatccgcagttcagtatatgattcatttcatatatcatttcgttcaaaaGGAGATGCAGTGGAAACTAAGACAACGCTTTATAATTATAGCTACGTACATGTGGCTCATCTAGAGTATAAGTATGAAACTGCTAGTTCCCAAGGCGCATGCATGGGGAGCGGTATACAGATTGCAGTTACATTACATTAGATTACTCCTTGTGGAAGTTCCACAATGTCGGCACAGATAACAGAGAGGGTTCGCATCGTGTTTACGTAGGACGGCAAACGTCGAGCGGCTGTCGCACtgttgcttgtcataaaagcacgacatttcttttttattctgATCTATTCTAGCTTGTCTCCTCTTTTTTCAAAAGTTACTCGATATCTGTAAATAACAGACGAGTCTGCACTTATGTCCTTTAATACACGTAATTAGATGCAGGCCCATTTCATAAAGGTGCAGGTCTTGACATTACAAACTTCTATTGCATTCTagaactgttctagttagaagagctagggatcgtttgatattttagaactttagagattttagaagccccaaaagaccttacatattctagagctttagaaatcttagactcacaacatggaccatagatattctagaactttagaacttttagagattttagaacccctcTTCTGTTCTAGCATTCTACATCGCGTACTGATTTTAGAGGTTCTAGAGGTTCTTTTAGCCATAGATTTCTAGACTTAGAGACATGCCCtcagtctttttaaaataactctaaaatagAAGATAGCTATAGATTAGTTCTATCTTCTAATGGCAATATCTGCACCAGGAGCTGAGAAAGAGATTGAGATAAATGCAGCAAACTGTCCCATTATTTTTGGCCAAGATAGTAGATAAAAATATGGTTGACATCAATCGTTATTTCAGcttaaaagcatttttttttttaattgaaggAAAAATCTTTCGACATAAATTTAACGAGTATATGGAGTCTAAACTCCGAAAGATTAAAAATGAGGCAGACGAGTGAGGTGAGTGAAAGAGGCTCACAACTATCAGTGTCTTTGTTTCTGCAGGTAAATTATGTCAAGACCATCGACACTTATCTTATTGGTTGTTTCCTATTCGTATTTGCGACCTTGGCGGAGTTTTCTCTGGTGCTATTTTTAGCAGCCAGAATGAAACGATATCAACGGACAAAAGAATACAGGAAGGAGAAACGCCGCAAAGAAATTGAGACGGATCTTAGCAAAGCTGGATTATTGAGCAATGAGGAGAACCTTGCTAATGGGGTGagtgatttcctttttttgtatttgttgcTGCTGTTAGCCGGCCGGTTCACATCGTATTTTTGGCAGACAATATTTGCATCAATGCACAATAAATGGATGGCGTAGTGAATAAATgggaaagagagaaatgattaaaaagaaggaaaaggcATTTTTACCTTATCACTCACCTAAGGGACAGAAAATGAATAACTGAACTAAAAAGAAGACAATGATAACTCCTGAATTCTGCTATCTATAAATCCTCTTGAAATGATGTATTTTAGCGCGCCCCATCTTGCCTCATACCTTTTGAAGCTGCTCTACAGCTGTCTTACAGCTAAGAAATAAGATTGAATTTGCTATACACTTACGTTTCATAACGTCTTTACTctaaataaagtaaaaaaaaagcgCAATTGCATCTCTCTGATAAATCTGATGAATTTGGCATTCCCTGATCATTTCACCCATGCGAATTCTCTTCGGAAGGCAATTAAAGCGTGCTTTTCATTTTATAAGcacaatagggaagatatcgttgacgtcactcattgttattaatgtgccaaccagagccgcACTGGCTGTCGAGACAAAGAGtattttgttcctgtggttggcaaatttgaataacaaaagcaacgtttgtaaacagatatcttccctatacaaTATTCGCGTccgtattgtatcggatataaAATGTCTCGCCTTCCGCTTTATATCCGATAATGTATTTAGTACATAAAAcgaattagccagtatcaaaaataccgtaatactctttgtttggtcctccaaaattttgcattagcattgtttttattttctcttgggactaacaatggtcccaagagaaactggaaacaatgcctaCGGAGAATTTTGGacggacaaacaaagagtattatgatatttttgatacATGTACGGactaatacaccttattccaaaatggccgctattttaGTAATCTTTTGTTGCATGGATTgcaaattctctattttcgaattccccataatacactttgcttGTCCCCCAAACTTTGCATAAACCactgttttcaaatgctcttgggaatatgcagtgtcccttTTTGGCCTCGtttaaggttaaatattcttttgaattttacctttgaaagcgaggccaaaagggccaatttgcaaggaaacaaatggattctaaaatggccgccattttggaataaggtgtataaacgATCGAATGAACGAATGTATAGGAACGAAAGAGAATCATACACTACGTGAAAACAACAGCGAATGAACAAACAGAAATAGCTATCAGCGGCAAATGTTTAACAGAACGACAGTGCTAACGTTCTATGTAATTGTCATGCGCTTAATTCTTGTTCTGTTTTCTAGCAAACACACAATAGAAAACTACAGAAGATCTGCAGTAACCACTTAGAAATGATGGAATTTGCCGAGCTGGAAGAAGACTTTAAATCCGCGGAAAGAAAGGGGAGCATCTGGCCCAATATGAATGAATTAAGAAAGCGACTTTACAACGAGGACGCCATTCTGGCCGTCGACGAATTTTCCTTAATTTTATTTCCACTCAGCTTTGCTTTGTTCAATTTTGTCTACTGGGTGTATTTCATAAATATGGAAACAGAAGTAGCCTCCCCTTCGTAGGAAAGTCTACTTttgggtaaaaaaaaatgaaagattgGTTACTGAGTGGGGAAAAAAATCTCTGTCAGACCACAATATACAACCTATGGTGAaatgaccaggggcccgtttctcgaaagttccgatttttttttaattgtttaacACAAATATACAATATTAACATGAAGTACCCATAATGAAAGATTACAATCTATAGATTACAGTGGATGATGTTGGACCCGTTTGGCCAAGCTTTAAAAGTAAATTAACCACCCTAGGAAAGATTGGAAGGTAAAGATCGCTCGTAAGTTCGACTCCCGAAAAGGAGCAgtcggattttttccgaataTCCCTGAGTTACTATGGTAGCACTTCGTCAGAGCGAACGTCAGCTCTCAAATCTTTCTTGGTGTGGTTAACCAAATTTTCGTATTCATATGACCCTCCAACGGTGTACAAAAGCAAAGAATGTGTTTCAGTGAAAATACCAAGGTTATCGCGTTAGTGTATAGGCTCTAAATAGTTTCCAGGAAATCTCCTTTACTTTGGGGATAGAGCAAACAAGCGCATGGTAACGAGGGCTACAATGATTGACACGACCTCACAAGCTTTAACAGCTTTAAAACTCATCGTGTTTTAATAAAGATTATGTATGATCATTTGAAATCCATTTCTTGAGGACAGGGGAAAAAAAAGCCTTGAATTATCACCGTTAGGGCTCAAAGGAATATTAAGAAGGAAATTGAAGAAGTGAATGTTGTCCTTCCTATTATAGCTCTTCCACTGAGCTATACATGAAGGAGACTCGTCTGTAGAAAAGTAGCGATAGGTCTTAAGTTCGAATCCCGGACTTTTTCCGAGCATCCTCAAGTCTCTATCGATAAAAAGATATAATTCTTCATTAAAATTACACCACCTCCTTCACTATAATTGCAAGGAAATTGTTTACGGTTGAACCCAAAAGATCTCTCCTTTTATAGGAAAGACCACCCTGCCATctgagcctttcttaactcgacgacAAAGAAAGGACTCGAGCCCTCTCTTGCTCGCCCTCTGGCGAGTTttagaaaggctctgctagcagggaaaagACAGTGGAAAAGACATGTGCATGTAACCAAGTGCTAAGTTCGGTTGAAATTTTATTCGTCTTCTCCTTCATCAAATTTAGATTTGTCGTTCTCACACTGCGCATAAAGAGTTGCAAACGTCAAATATCCCGTATGTCCCGTCATGTCCCTCATAGGTCTGCCAGTCAAAATATTCGTTTTGTTAGCCTTTTGCGACATGACCGCCTTTACATTTCGTACCAGTCCCGTCGAGGGATCCGTATCCGTTGATTCAGTGAAAGGTCTGGGCGAAGATGTTTCCACGCCAACATCGCAGCATTCCACTTCTTCATTTTTGTCAACGAGCTTCTCTTTGTTTAGAATACTTTCTGAAGAGGACAACAGTGCTATGTCATCTGAGGTCGTTTGATTATCTTGTAGATTTGACTTATTCTGTTGAtagagaaataaatattttataaatCCTTACATTGTAAGAAGGATCATGCAAGAGAAGAAATGTTGCTGAGGCGTTTGACCAAAATTTTGAGATCCAAATAACTAGAAATTTAAAGGATGTAAAAGAGGCGCCTGCCTCGCCCAAAGTTATCTATCTTGGGTCGCAGCGAGATCCGTGCGTTGTTGTTTTGGCTTGTTGGTGCTGTGGTGAGAGCAATATCATACATGCTCTCCGTTTCTCTCCATGATTCCAGTGACGGATATGACAGTTATGGGTTTGTTCTCTTGTTGGTTTTCTGCTTAAAGGTGACATCTTTTGTCTTATTCTTCAtcatgtgatgatgatgataatcaaTAATTTAAAGAActgaacgccacaaaacaatgacctttgagggaaaacacagaTCACCTTTACCGTAACAAACGATTCACTTTCATTCTCCAGTTTTCTCTTGCGAGATGACGAACGTTGTTCAGAAGGTTTCGGCGCATTCTGAAAGAAGAAGTATGGCAATGGaccagtagtgtagcagcttctattgtttttcggTCAATGGACACTAAAGGAGTTGTCGTGAAACAGACTGTTTTCACAGAAAGAAAAGTAGCATCTCATCAGGTGACTGCAATTTCCATGTACTGGCCTATGTTACTGGGTTATGGATGGATGTCGGTTTTTGGGAAAAGTTCGGCTCCGGTTGAGGGCTATTCCTAAGGGTAATTATAAATTGCGTAAGGCTTATTATCGGCAAGAGAGCTCCTAGACCAGTCTGCTTTCACGGGATTGTGAAGTAGGAGTTATGTCACGAAGTTGAGGTGTTCCGGCGAAATCTTGGTCAATCGCACAGTTCAAgttgaactcgaaaatggtcaTTTCACCGACAAAGGTATCGTAACATCAAAAACGAGCGAGTGAGCGAGGGAGTGAGTGTGCGAGCGAGAgagcgagtgagtgagtgagcgagtgagtgagcgagtgagcgagtgagtgagtgagtgagtgagtgagtgtaggagtgagcgagtgagtgagtgagtgagtgagtgagcgagcgagcgagtgaGTGAGCGAGTGAGTTAGTGAGTACatgtaagtgagtgagtgagtgagtgagtgagtgagtgagtgagtgagtgagtataCGTAAGTAAGCGAGTGAGTGAGTTGAAAGACACAACGCGACTTTCAAGTTTTTCGAGATTATTCAAATGCAATGCGCTTCAATCTTTTAGTTTTCATCTTCTTGATCCGTTGTTCGACAGTTTTTAGTGGTTATTGCGATGTTCCGTTCTACGTTCTACTTTTAGCGTGTCATACCGtttgacacagcccctttaaaatAACTTGATCTGTAAAAACTTCCTCAACACATACTTAGTAATTGACCAAACAAGGTTGAAGACCggtaagaagaagaaaataaaggaataaGAGAACGAACACGGCAGAATAAAGAATCGAAAGCGGTCGGACACTCAGGCTATCGAGGATTCAACACGGATGCCTGGTAAACTACCTGTACATTCAAAATCCCCCACAGTTGAAGAGAATAACGTTCTTACATCCGGTCCTAAATACGGAACTTGGAGGGGAACAGTTTTCACTTCAAAAGTTCTAGAAAGGCATTCCATGACGGTGATATCTagagagagaggaaaacatAATTTCCATTACAAGAATTAATGAACGTGGTTCCCAAATTATGACTTGGTTTTTGACCATTTGGTGCGTCGGTCGGGAGTACAACATgaacacgaaaatttggtttcatcaaacGATTGATAAAGTGATTTTTTAGATTAGCTGCATACAGTATGAAGATCGATTTATCTGCACTGAGGAATGGACATgaacaggagcccatcacccggaccgtgcaacttacctattttcgtgcaacggcgttttcacaagtaaggttatttttagattgaatttcccgctaatgagactcccacaggagccccatgaccaattacaagaaattaagctgacgtcatagggtcaccgaactggaactgcctttgttttttgacctaattcgcgggaagggctagtctaaaaataaacctacttgtgaaaacgccgtttcacagacgctgtatggaagttgcacgctccagatgggctcctgacatgAAATAAAATTTAGAAAGATCACCGCGAATAAATGAGCACCTTACGCTGTAGTGTaacattgcaccggcatcgcagagcgCACAGGTCATGGATGGGTTCGAATTCCGTTGAAGCCGCGCCTGAATTTCTCAGCTGTCTATAAAGATAGACCTTTTTGTAGAtagggcggccattttgatttctattgtttcgaaagacattatgggatgctcagggggcgaATTAACATTATTTgcccccctgggcatcccataatagctctttgaaacaagaaaaatcaaaatggccgccctaCCTACAAAAAGCCctattgtccagttaagtgcctcgaggatcatttctcattttcgtCTATGACCCGCACTTCAAACAAATACATTTATTTCCGcgagtcctttcacaggaacacgTTTGAGCGCCCAAAGGTGACCTGCTTCTAAGTGAGTTTCCGGTTTCCGGTTTCCGGGATTGCGTTTTTTGGTTTCCGGTTTCCGGTTTCCGGTTTCCACTTTTAGTGCTGCCCCCATTTTGCTAAAAATGGCAATGAGTCGCTTAtttgctcagttggtagagcattgcaccggcatcgcagaagtcatgggttcgaatcctgttggagCCAATAGTGTTTCATTGGGCTTCAAACTCGTCCGCGTGACAAGAATGGGGCGATgcaattaatgagtttgagaagccGTTCACAAAATCTCGCTGTAGTGTTTtatcggctacgcctcgtgcttttaaacccgataaaacactgccgCTCGTTTCTTAAACATTACTTTATTAACTCGTTTGACAAAACCAACTTTTCAACCTAATTACAGTACGAACGGTGCAATGTGAATTGCTTGCTTCTAAACCGGAAATCAATAGACTattcaacctcgtttccagggtttCTTTGCGTAGCGGTCGAGGAGAGacgacaacgacaaaggaggaagaaaagagagaccctgggaacgaggttgaagacattataaacaacaacaaattcacTCTTTAGAAATTAATCCCCGAAATGCGCTTGACAAAATAGGGCCGTCACAATACCAAATCAAAGCCAGATTAGAGCTTTTTTCAATTGCAGGCCTCCCAgccaatttttggaaaatttgatAGGAAAAATAGACtgttccagttaaaaataaaggaaaatataGGCATTTTCTGACAAAATATAGGCTCTTTATAGGAGCTAAAATAGCTTTCATAAAATGAATATTAAGCAAAAAAACACACTTTTCTGAGCTGTTAATGTGCTTGGTCAAACTTGTCAAACAGTAACATTTGTTAAAGAGGGACTAGAACGTTATTTGAtggcaaaatttaaaacaaaaatagtatttaaaattgcttttgtTGCAGAGGttgtgttttgaataaattctgTAATTTTTCTCATTTCTAGTCCCACGAGAAGACCTTGAAATTTGCGATTACTTTTTCATCCACCATTGTTTTGTTGTCTCTTGTTTGCCACTCATGAAACAATAAGTATGTGACGTCAGTTACTCAATCACAACCAGCACTTGGTGGTTTAAGTTTGTTGCGTATAAACTGACGTCACGTCTTTTGAAACTGGCGGTCGGTTTGGCGACAACCCATCAATGGCGGACAAAGGAGCGATTGCAAATTTCAACTGTTTCTTGAGGGAACCCAGATTAACAAAAATGCATAGAGTTTACTATTGTTGCTAATAAACAGTTTTGATTTTGTTAATTCACAACAAAAATTGCTTCAAAGTGGAAAATACAGATatcaagcatgaatatgcctgcatgcactctttttaatgaacaaaacaaaggaccaagcctcctgagtattatcacatgatctgtattgggaaaacaaaatgtacaagccgaaaaggtctatccttggttttcatccacgtgatgagatggccatgttggtgtacaaaacaatagaaaattgttccacaagttttgcataataatagagtcaaattcccaaaagacattttacagcattgttctgtacaccaacatggccaccgtgacgtcgGATGAAAACCcccaattgagtgtcgtaagaGAAattccaaagtaattactttgaccaatcacggCTACGGGCAGGTTCAATCAGCACAACAAACCGATCCAGATTCTTAGCAAATCCGTGTAAGTtactcaaagcgcgggaaaaatcgcgcgcgCAAGTTgcgattggttttgattttccttttcattggttgattaTTAAGCTGGCGTgacatttttaaaccaatcactaagcgtagcaattgcagtCGCGTAATCATACTTCTGacaatcatttgaaaactgctctaaggGAGCTGCTACACTAACCTACCCGGAAACCCTCTCTCTGATTAGAAAAGATATTTCGGATGACTAAAACTGACCAACTGTCCAACATGCCGAGAAATGAACCTAATTTTTTGATATCCAACAGCAAGTGTCCGGGATCCCCGGTAAGTTTACtgtaagcatttgctacctttATCTAAGAATAAGCAGTTCTCAAAAGAAGCGGTTAATCCGGTCGTGCGAGACGGGCGACCAgttttttgtaaaataaaaagcttgattgcacaaggaaaaaaattacgaacaacccagccaaaaatagaaaacgCGCCACCCGGCGTCTTACTTTTCGGCTTTCTATTGTCAATGACCGATAGCAGTTGGCTTCCAAATGAGCAACCAAAGATTTATTAGGGCAACCAAATTCACGGTTTTGCCGGGTTGCCTCAGGCTTGAGAAAACTGGAGCAACATGGacttttttaatttcgagcactgaaTAAGGGAAGTGTTCGCGTCATTTTCCGGTGAAGGACAAATACAGATGTTTATCTTAAAGTTTACTTGACAAGCAGAGTTCAGTCACCGTTTATTTACGGCCTAAGTTGTCTGGATTCCTGGACGTGAATCATTGTAAAGTTGAAGAGAAGTACAGGGCGGCACTTCGTGTCGCTTATCAAAATCGGTGTGCATCGAATCAGAaatatttctggacatatctgcgATACGTGACATATTTACAATGTACCTCGAAATCCACAAGATCTTAACGCTTCACAAGTCTTTTGCACTTGTTCAATACAAGGCGAAAACGAGCAGAGCCTTCCACCCTCTGACTGAAAGAGAAAGAAGCCAGAATGTTTTAGCATTCTGGTCTGTATTCCGACACACGAATATCATGGAGCTTAAGCATGTGCGTTTTAagacgtggacggcaaccggaagtgagctgttttcccttttaacctgcCTTCACACAacaacatttacattgccaagtatcttttctccattagagatgattagtataaaagtCTGGGAGACGCCACGTTCTCTTTcagttgccgtccgcatctcaaaaacgcgcatgcttaagctccccattAACGAATTTAGTGGCGCTAATTAACATTGGTATGCATCTATTAGTACGTGCATTTCTGGAAATATACAATCCAACCTCTTTCCCAGGGTATTTCATCTCCCCTCCTCTCCCCTCCACTCCCCACCCCTCTCGAAAGATCCTAGAAACGAGGTTGTATACATCTGTACAATCTTGAAAGTAACAGTGACTCACTTTGAGAGCTTCTTCACTGGACTGTATTGCATCCCATGGTCCGGGTAAATCAAGGAACACTGCAAAAAAACACGTGCGAAATTAAATACTTTGTACTACATGTAGGATAATAGATAGTACAATTGTACACATTCTATCAGTTTAACAACCTGCATCAGCAACTTGACTGAGACCAAATCCTTCTTTACAGACGTCGCGGCAGGTCACAGTCACAAGGTCACCGATTCCATGGCTCTCAAATTCTTTCCTTTGAAGTGTTACAGAGAAGTGAACGGATTAGTAATGAGTAGTACACTAATAGTAGGCTGACTGACCAGctggatgaatgaatgaatgtataAAAGtattaaacaaataaacacaaataAACTAGTGATGAACTAAGGAACAAACTGCATTGTATGGTACAGGTGTAGTTAGGGTGCTGGCCTTGAGATCCAGGGCTCAAGACCTGTTGTTTTACTCTGAGGTTTCACTGATCATGTTTCATTGGCCATGAAAAGCCCCGATGGGGAGTGGTCAGTtgagtatgtacatgtattgtattgGGTTTCATAATAGCCACTGACAGTTGACAAAAAGTATCATTTCCTTCTCTCAAAGAGGTCGTCCACTCCCACTTCCCCCTAAATTGAAGTAATAATATAAAGATTCTTTTAAAGCTAAACTAAAATTAAATTAGAAAAATGATGTAAACCATTTATCAAAAGCCTTCTATGTAGGAAACATCGATAGATTGGACCAATGTCCATTCTTGTCCAAAGTACTTGTAATTGCGACTCTTTTTATCTATGAAATTAATTATGTATAAAGCAGCTTGTACATGTAGATAATGTCCTTTGTTCTTCTCAAACCAGTTGCTTACTGTGAAGTTTCCTGAAACACAAGGAAacaaaccgaaaaaaaaaaaatccattgcACTAGAAAATGATAACTGGACTTTAATTATTTTCCAGGATTAATTTGAGGACTACCAGCATGGCAgcagtttctttgttttcacaACCCAACATATCCTCCTCCACATCATGATGTAGATAACCTCTCATCCAGTGCTGGGTAAAGATCAACTTAGACACAAGAATGTAGCAACATGAATTATCATCCACACCTTGCTATTTCTGCTCGTTCTGCATGGAATTCAAATGTGTGAAGATGACCAGATGGAGCAATGGTTCGGATTAAAGAATGCGACATGGATCCACTTCCTGTCCCTGCCAATACATGCATGTGATAACTTGTATTATACAAATGTAACATGTACGCTTATTCATTTGTAATCAAACTGAGAT
Encoded here:
- the LOC138013420 gene encoding gamma-aminobutyric acid receptor subunit beta-2-like, whose protein sequence is MFMFLALGACLSLVQADTRNKTVSEILDGLLTKENYDARLRPNYNGGPVEVVVGFWVLSIDAINVVDMDFSLDIFFRQAWRDERLDHGLNKTMFLSNTVMDRIWMPDTYFVNAKHGSFHRVTTDNIMIMILPGGLVKYNARITIKAACPMDLRKFPMDTQLCPLTIESYGYSEDHIKFKWEKDLEDGMSFVPSNLEMLPQYTLTNLSLTKLHNVYVVGNWSGIQATFTFERMSSYFLIHVYGPCALIVIISWVSFLLPHSSPPARVTLGVTCVLTVVTILNMLNNSMPKVNYVKTIDTYLIGCFLFVFATLAEFSLVLFLAARMKRYQRTKEYRKEKRRKEIETDLSKAGLLSNEENLANGQTHNRKLQKICSNHLEMMEFAELEEDFKSAERKGSIWPNMNELRKRLYNEDAILAVDEFSLILFPLSFALFNFVYWVYFINMETEVASPS
- the LOC138013422 gene encoding tRNA (adenine(58)-N(1))-methyltransferase catalytic subunit TRMT61A-like — translated: MSFSAYNEKISEGDTVILFLGHNAMQAITVTPGKVHQTKYGALPHADMIGRRFGTKMFSQNRKGWVYLLHPTPELWTVNLRHRTQILYTTDISMVILKLALKPGSIVIESGTGSGSMSHSLIRTIAPSGHLHTFEFHAERAEIARKEFESHGIGDLVTVTCRDVCKEGFGLSQVADAVFLDLPGPWDAIQSSEEALKSEGGRLCSFSPCIEQVQKTCEALRSCGFRDITVMECLSRTFEVKTVPLQVPYLGPDNAPKPSEQRSSSRKRKLENESESFVTNKSNLQDNQTTSDDIALLSSSESILNKEKLVDKNEEVECCDVGVETSSPRPFTESTDTDPSTGLVRNVKAVMSQKANKTNILTGRPMRDMTGHTGYLTFATLYAQCENDKSKFDEGEDE